A portion of the Canis lupus baileyi chromosome 6, mCanLup2.hap1, whole genome shotgun sequence genome contains these proteins:
- the ATF3 gene encoding cyclic AMP-dependent transcription factor ATF-3 isoform X2, giving the protein MMLQHPGQVSASEVSASAIVPCLSPPGSLVFEDFANLTPFVKEELRFAIQNKHLCHRMSSALESVTVSGRPLEMTVTKTEVAPEEDERKKRRRERNKIAAAKCRNKKKEKTECLQKESEKLESVNAELKAQIEELKNEKQHLIYMLNLHRPTCIVRAQNGRTPEDERNLFIQQIKEGTLQS; this is encoded by the exons ATGATGCTTCAACACCCAGGCCAGGTCTCTGCCTCGGAAGTCAGTGCGTCGGCCATCGTCCCCTGCCTGTCCCCTCCTGGGTCACTGGTGTTTGAGGATTTTGCTAACCTGACACCCTTTGTCAAGGAAGAGCTGAGGTTCGCCATCCAGAACAAGCACCTCTGTCACCGGATGTCCTCTGCACTGGAGTCGGTCACCGTCAGCGGCAGGCCCCTTGAGATGACAGTCACGAAAACTGAGGTAG CCCCTgaagaagatgaaaggaaaaagaggcgGCGGGAAAGAAATAAGATTGCAGCTGCCAAGTGCCGCaacaagaaaaaggagaagacagAGTGCCTGCAGAAA GAGTCGGAGAAGCTGGAGAGTGTGAACGCCGAACTGAAGGCCCAAATCGAGGAGCTCAAGAACGAGAAGCAGCATTTGATATACATGCTCAACCTTCATCGGCCCACGTGTATTGTCCGGGCTCAGAATGGGCGGACTCCAGAAGATGAGAGAAACCTTTTTATCCAACAGATAAAAGAAGGAACATTGCAAAGCTAA
- the GARIN4 gene encoding Golgi-associated RAB2 interactor protein 4, whose protein sequence is MNTESLLPYHTAQSGSGVGMFNTTMGKLQRQLHKGEYDIFKYAPIFESDFIQITKRGEVIDVHNRVRMVTVGIASTSPILPLPDVMLLARPAAGCEEHGRGQAAKGKGRKAAKALELTRLLPLKFVRISIHDREKQQLRLKFATGRSCYLQLSPPLHGREDLFAHWEKLIYLLRPPVDSNSSTYAIPAGDMLCMPEFEEEDGRSAAGADFQGKGDQDQVSIRSLHVVSEVAGATSAAFAGGEGPPRDAHKPSRSTHAAELALGSAAGATAAAAAAGTAAGFAAAIAAGTAAGALGVAITKPGGAPSASPKSAAAAVAGAAKTPGFPSDSSTSLSPEPSKALAFAGAAGEAAQDAAAARLTQARRAGGAAEPAGRGRGRRRERRERREKERARRGSRRRRAADSRHKASGDKGPRKASSRASAGRRAAREDQERGRRSPGDARRAQPSGGHAPAATESRTSHRSGRSASTASSGSARKRLSRIGVFLRNVRANLATRTVASARRRGVDALAKTAEGGGMEAILEAAESGQLAGAGSGTHGILETVTFGAHS, encoded by the coding sequence ATGAACACCGAGTCCCTGCTCCCCTACCACACGGCCCAGAGCGGCTCGGGAGTGGGCATGTTCAACACCACCATGGGGAAGCTGCAGCGACAACTGCACAAGGGAGAATACGACATATTCAAGTATGCGCCTATTTTTGAAAGCGACTTTATCCAGATTACCAAGAGGGGAGAAGTCATCGACGTGCACAACCGGGTGAGAATGGTGACGGTGGGCATCGCATCCACCAGCCCGATCCTGCCGCTCCCGGACGTCATGCTGCTGGCCCGGCCGGCCGCGGGCTGCGAGGAGCACGGGCGCGGCCAGGCCGCCAAGGGCAAAGGCCGCAAGGCTGCAAAGGCCTTGGAGCTCACCAGGCTCCTTCCCCTGAAGTTCGTGAGGATCTCCATTCACGACCGTGAGAAACAGCAGCTGCGCCTCAAGTTCGCCACGGGCCGCTCGTGCTACCTGCAGCTGAGCCCGCCTCTGCACGGGCGGGAAGACCTCTTCGCCCACTGGGAAAAGCTCATCTACCTCCTGCGGCCACCGGTGGACAGTAACAGCAGCACCTACGCCATCCCGGCGGGGGACATGCTGTGCATGCCCGAGTTTGAGGAAGAGGACGGGAGGAGCGCGGCAGGGGCCGATTTCCAAGGGAAAGGGGATCAGGACCAGGTCAGCATCCGGAGCCTCCACGTGGTCTCCGAGGTGGCCGGGGCCACCTCTGCCGCTTTTGCTGGCGGGGAGGGGCCCCCTCGGGACGCCCACAAACCCTCCCGGAGCACGCACGCTGCAGAGCTCGCCCTGGGGTCGGCGGCAGGTGcaacggcggcggcggcggcggcggggacagCGGCGGGGTTCGCGGCGGCGATCGCGGCCGGCACCGCGGCAGGTGCACTGGGCGTGGCCATCACCAAGCCTGGGGGCGCCCCCAGCGCGTCCCCCAAGAGCGCGGCAGCGGCCGTGGCAGGTGCCGCCAAGACCCCGGGGTTTCCTTCGGACTCGTCCACCAGCCTCTCCCCGGAGCCCAGCAAGGCCCTGGCGTTCGCCGGGGCGGCGGGAGAGGCGGCGCAGGACGCGGCGGCGGCCCGGCTCACCCAGGCGCGCagggcgggcggcgcggcggaGCCGGCGGGGAGGGGCCGCGGGCGCCGCAGGGAGCGGAGGGAGCGCCGCGAGAAGGAGCGGGCCCGCCGCGGGTCGCGCCGCCGCAGGGCCGCCGACAGCCGCCACAAGGCCTCGGGGGACAAGGGCCCCCGGAAAGCCTCCAGCCGGGCCTCCGCCGGCCGCAGGGCCGCGCGCGAGGACCAGGAGCGGGGCCGCCGCAGCCCCGGGGACGCCCGGCGCGCGCAGCCCTCGGGCGGCCACGCCCCCGCGGCCACGGAGTCCCGGACCTCGCACAGGTCGGGGCGCAGCGCGTCCACCGCCAGCTCGGGCTCCGCCCGCAAGAGGCTCAGCAGGATCGGCGTGTTCCTGAGGAACGTCAGGGCCAACCTCGCGACGCGCACCGTGGCCTCCGCGCGCCGCCGAGGCGTGGACGCGCTGGCCAAGACCGCGGAGGGGGGCGGCATGGAGGCCATCCTCGAGGCCGCGGAGAGCGGCCAGCTGGCGGGCGCGGGGAGCGGGACACACGGCATCCTGGAGACAGTGACCTTCGGAGCCCATTCGTAG
- the ATF3 gene encoding cyclic AMP-dependent transcription factor ATF-3 isoform X1 has translation MSSGKMMLQHPGQVSASEVSASAIVPCLSPPGSLVFEDFANLTPFVKEELRFAIQNKHLCHRMSSALESVTVSGRPLEMTVTKTEVAPEEDERKKRRRERNKIAAAKCRNKKKEKTECLQKESEKLESVNAELKAQIEELKNEKQHLIYMLNLHRPTCIVRAQNGRTPEDERNLFIQQIKEGTLQS, from the exons ATGAGCAGTGG CAAAATGATGCTTCAACACCCAGGCCAGGTCTCTGCCTCGGAAGTCAGTGCGTCGGCCATCGTCCCCTGCCTGTCCCCTCCTGGGTCACTGGTGTTTGAGGATTTTGCTAACCTGACACCCTTTGTCAAGGAAGAGCTGAGGTTCGCCATCCAGAACAAGCACCTCTGTCACCGGATGTCCTCTGCACTGGAGTCGGTCACCGTCAGCGGCAGGCCCCTTGAGATGACAGTCACGAAAACTGAGGTAG CCCCTgaagaagatgaaaggaaaaagaggcgGCGGGAAAGAAATAAGATTGCAGCTGCCAAGTGCCGCaacaagaaaaaggagaagacagAGTGCCTGCAGAAA GAGTCGGAGAAGCTGGAGAGTGTGAACGCCGAACTGAAGGCCCAAATCGAGGAGCTCAAGAACGAGAAGCAGCATTTGATATACATGCTCAACCTTCATCGGCCCACGTGTATTGTCCGGGCTCAGAATGGGCGGACTCCAGAAGATGAGAGAAACCTTTTTATCCAACAGATAAAAGAAGGAACATTGCAAAGCTAA